One window from the genome of Chloroflexota bacterium encodes:
- a CDS encoding alpha-L-rhamnosidase, producing the protein MRVLIDRDPYPHLDAGKPWIQRGIWPCAWVRCPDAGHPPFVIAYRRRFTIDHEATVRVHVSADERYELFLDGQRIGRGSERGDANNWFYETYDLHLTPGEHVLVARVWSLGKMAPYAQMTVYPGFILSPEGEAFIQLLGTGVAPWEAKVLDGYEFVDPSPAWGTGANLILDGSRFPWGFEHGEGDGWRPVEALDAGANGFIRNEFPPIHLMKPATLPPMLEAERRAGTVRFVADVPSADTRAIPVRAEEHLADEAGAWGQLLRGEPITIPAHTRRRVIIDLEDYYCAYPEVITSGGRGASIRILWAESLFHEPKARTKGNRDEIEGKYFFGVGDAFKPDGGSRRRFDTLWWQAGRYIEMLVQTADEPLTIEDYRLRETRYPLEMESAFEASDPRLAEVIPIAFRALQMCSHETYMDCPYYEQLMYVGDTRLEALTTYVTTRDDRLPRKALRMFDVSRRPSGLTQSRYPSRVTQVIPPFSLWWVAMVYDYALWRGDRPFIQELMPGVRSVIDRFLSFRNDDGLIQAPNGWNYMDWVPAWRWGIPPDGEFGVSGVINWQFVWVLTMAAELEGWAGEPELGARARRLAHEMAQRAVAAFWDEDRGLLADDLARQHFSEHTQCLAVLSGQLDAETRERVAYGLLHDPGLDRTTIYFTHYLFETYRLLGRIDALLDRLGLWLELKRLGFKTTVEHPEPSRSDCHAWGAHPIYHYFASILGIRPAEMGFRTVRIEPQLGPLTWARGTLVHPLGEIEADLRVEDGALKGTIRLPEGVNGVLAWGGRERVLSEGRNAL; encoded by the coding sequence ATGCGCGTGCTGATCGATCGCGATCCTTATCCCCACCTCGACGCCGGTAAGCCCTGGATCCAGCGAGGCATCTGGCCCTGCGCCTGGGTGCGTTGCCCGGATGCGGGACATCCCCCCTTCGTCATCGCCTATCGCCGCCGGTTCACCATCGACCATGAGGCAACCGTTCGCGTCCACGTCAGCGCTGACGAGCGCTATGAGCTCTTCCTGGACGGCCAACGGATCGGCCGTGGCAGCGAGCGGGGCGACGCAAACAACTGGTTCTATGAGACCTACGATCTCCACCTCACGCCCGGCGAGCATGTGCTCGTCGCCCGGGTGTGGTCGCTAGGGAAGATGGCGCCCTACGCCCAGATGACCGTCTACCCCGGCTTCATCCTCTCGCCCGAGGGCGAGGCGTTCATCCAGCTCCTGGGCACAGGCGTCGCGCCCTGGGAGGCCAAGGTGCTGGACGGATACGAGTTCGTCGATCCATCGCCGGCGTGGGGCACCGGCGCCAACCTGATCCTCGACGGATCACGCTTCCCGTGGGGCTTCGAACACGGCGAAGGAGACGGCTGGCGGCCGGTCGAGGCGTTGGACGCGGGGGCGAACGGCTTCATCCGCAACGAGTTCCCGCCCATCCACCTGATGAAGCCAGCAACCCTGCCGCCCATGCTGGAGGCCGAGCGGCGCGCGGGGACGGTCCGCTTCGTGGCGGATGTGCCCTCGGCAGACACCCGGGCCATTCCCGTGCGCGCTGAGGAGCATCTGGCCGACGAGGCCGGGGCGTGGGGACAACTCCTCCGAGGCGAGCCCATCACGATCCCGGCGCACACCAGGCGGCGCGTGATCATCGACCTGGAGGACTACTACTGCGCCTACCCAGAGGTGATCACGTCCGGCGGGCGAGGCGCCTCGATCCGCATCCTCTGGGCCGAATCTCTGTTCCACGAGCCGAAGGCCCGCACCAAGGGGAACCGGGACGAGATCGAGGGCAAGTACTTCTTCGGCGTGGGGGATGCCTTCAAGCCCGATGGCGGGAGTCGCCGCCGGTTCGACACGCTGTGGTGGCAGGCGGGGCGCTACATCGAGATGCTGGTGCAGACGGCCGATGAGCCGTTGACCATCGAAGACTACAGGCTGCGGGAGACCCGCTATCCGCTGGAGATGGAGAGCGCATTCGAGGCCAGCGATCCCCGCCTGGCGGAGGTGATCCCCATCGCCTTCCGGGCGCTGCAGATGTGCTCCCACGAGACGTACATGGACTGCCCCTACTACGAGCAGTTGATGTACGTCGGGGACACGCGTCTGGAGGCGCTCACGACCTACGTCACGACGCGGGACGACCGCCTGCCGCGCAAGGCGCTGCGCATGTTCGACGTCTCCCGGAGACCATCAGGGCTCACCCAGTCCCGTTATCCCAGCCGGGTGACGCAGGTCATCCCACCGTTCTCGCTGTGGTGGGTGGCGATGGTATACGATTACGCGCTGTGGCGTGGCGACCGCCCCTTCATCCAGGAGCTGATGCCCGGCGTGCGCTCCGTCATCGACCGGTTCCTCTCCTTCCGGAACGATGATGGCCTGATCCAGGCGCCCAACGGGTGGAACTACATGGACTGGGTGCCCGCCTGGCGGTGGGGAATCCCCCCCGATGGCGAGTTCGGCGTCAGCGGTGTCATCAACTGGCAGTTCGTCTGGGTCCTGACCATGGCGGCCGAGCTGGAGGGATGGGCAGGCGAACCGGAATTGGGCGCCCGGGCCCGCCGGCTGGCTCACGAGATGGCCCAACGGGCGGTTGCAGCCTTCTGGGACGAGGACCGGGGGCTTCTCGCCGACGATCTGGCCAGGCAGCACTTCTCCGAGCATACCCAATGCCTGGCCGTGCTGAGCGGGCAGCTCGATGCGGAAACGCGTGAACGGGTGGCCTACGGCCTCCTGCATGACCCCGGCCTGGACCGCACCACCATCTATTTCACCCACTACCTCTTCGAGACCTACCGGCTGTTGGGGCGCATTGACGCGCTGCTGGATCGGCTCGGCCTGTGGCTCGAGCTGAAGAGGCTGGGATTCAAGACGACGGTGGAGCATCCAGAGCCCAGCCGATCGGATTGCCACGCGTGGGGAGCACACCCCATCTATCACTACTTCGCCTCGATCCTGGGGATCCGTCCGGCGGAGATGGGCTTTCGCACGGTGCGAATCGAGCCGCAGTTGGGGCCGCTGACCTGGGCGCGGGGGACGTTGGTGCACCCCCTGGGAGAGATCGAGGCGGATCTTCGGGTCGAGGATGGCGCGCTAAAAGGCACGATCCGCCTGCCCGAGGGCGTAAACGGCGTGCTCGCATGGGGCGGCCGGGAGCGCGTCCTGTCGGAGGGACGAAACGCGCTATAG